The sequence CAATCAAAGCGCTGCAATCATTTCAAATATTTTTTGTGTCAATCCAATTAAAGCATTTAACATAAAATTACCGAAAACGATCAGCGAAACAACCACTGCTAAGATTTTAGGAACAAAACTCAAGGTCTGCTCCTGAAGTTGAGTTGTAGCCTGTAAGATACTGATCAACAGGCCTACCACAAGGGCAATGATCAAAGTCGGGCCTGCTACAATGATCATCGTCATAAATGCTTCTCTGATAATGTCTAAAACTGTTACTATTGTCATTTTACACCTC is a genomic window of Carnobacterium sp. CP1 containing:
- the fliQ gene encoding flagellar biosynthesis protein FliQ, giving the protein MTIVTVLDIIREAFMTMIIVAGPTLIIALVVGLLISILQATTQLQEQTLSFVPKILAVVVSLIVFGNFMLNALIGLTQKIFEMIAAL